GTTTCTTGCGAGGTGGATCTCACCGCGGGCATCAACCGTTGCGGTGAACAGGTACTCTTTGCCTGAGAAGAGGTCGACAATTTTGCCGCTGTACTCGGGGCATATGAGAGCGAGCTGCTTTTTCTCACTGCGAATCTTAAACGCACCCGTCTGGTTTACGGAGGATGCGGCCGGGGTAGAGACCTCCCGTCCCGGCAGGTCGCTTAGTGGGCGAACATCAATACCGACACCGACTTTACTGACAACAGCTGCGATGTTTTTGCCTGCTTTGCCGATTGCTGCGGGAACGTCGGTGTCTTCGATGTAGACTGCGGCTTTGGTGTCGTTGATCATCCGAACCACGATCTCGCCTTCGGTGAAGCGTGAGATCTCTTTTTGGATCTCTTTTTCGAGGACGAGCCATGCAGGGTTGTCTTCGGTTACTTCGTAGGTCGGCATTGAGTGAACCGCCGGTGGTGTGCGAAGGCTGTTTTCATCTCCTTCGTCACTGTCGCCGTCATAGTCGTCGTCAGCGATTTCCTTTGCAGGAGCTGCTGCACTCGCTGCAACTGCCGGGGCATTGACCACTTTTGTCTGCGGTTTTGCAGACTGCGCAGGTGCGGACACTGTCTCTGCCGGGTGGACTCCTCCGCCCGAGGTGACGGTTACTTCGCCTTCGTAGCGGAATGCTTCTGCGGCAATGACGCCGGTGATGATGTTGGTGAACCGGACAATCGGTCTGACCTGCGGGTCGCCGATTCTTTCAAGGGCTGCCGGGACGCCGAAGACGGTACTGACGCTGTAGAGGTCGGTGATGTCGCCTTCTTTGACGAAGACGACTGTTGCGACGATCTGCGGGATAAGGTTGAGGTCAACGAGGCTTGCAAGCCTGATGAGTGCGTCGGGTGCGCTTCGTGCGTGCAGTCCGCCGATTACGCGGATGCCGGAGAGTCTGAGGTCGGCAAAGACTGCGAGCTCTTCGGATCTGCGCATTTCGTCAAAGATGACGTAGTCGGGTCGAAGGAGGGTGAGCACCTCGCCGGTTGCGGCGATGCTTCCGTCAAGGGCGGTGTACTGCGTGATCTTGTCGGGCACCATGAGGTCGCGGGGCGACTCGATGGTTTTGACGATGTAGTTTTCGCCGGAGAGGTAGGTTGCGATGTTCTGCTCGAGTGTGGATTTTCCTGATCCCGGTGTTCCGACGATGAGCATTCCGCCGTTGCCGATATTCAGCCGTTCTTTGAGTGCTGCGGCAAAGTTGTAGGAGTCAAAGGAGACTTCGCGGGTTGGTCGGACGATGGTTATTTCGATACCGTCGGAGAACGGCGGGCGGGTGGTGGTGATCCGCATGGAGCCGATCTGGGACACGGTAACGCCCGGCATTTCAACTTCGACGAATCCGTCAGGGTGACGTTTGGCGCGTTCGAGACACTCCTGTGCGATTGCCCGCAGTTCGTGTTCGGTTGACGGGGTTTCGCGAATGGTGGCGAGTCTTGATTCACGGATGTTGCCTTTGCGTGCGTAGGGTGCGACGCGTTCCTTGAGGTATACGGCAAAGGTGTTTTCATCAAAAAATTCGTCGATTAAGAGCGGTGAGAAGTTGTCAGTGACTTCCGGCCGCAGGAAGATGACGTTGATTCCTTTTGCACGTGCGACCTCTGCCTGAACGTAGTCGCTGGTGATGAAGGTTGCTTTGTGCGTGATTGCAACATCGCGGATCATGCTGTCAATCTCTCCCCCACCGGCGAGTTTGACCTGATCGAGTCTTGGGCGCTGCCCGACATATTCCAGATTGATGAGTCCTTCGTCTTTGAGTCTGCAGAGTTTTTGTAGTTCTGCAAGACCGGAGAACCCTATTTCTCTTCCCTGATTGGCCTGTGCTTCGAGTTCGGCGAAGACGGCTTCGGGTATAATTATCGTTGCGCCACGATATTCGCCCTGTTCTATCAGG
This is a stretch of genomic DNA from Methanorbis furvi. It encodes these proteins:
- a CDS encoding PINc/VapC family ATPase; translation: MILVPDTSVVIDGRVTALIEQGEYRGATIIIPEAVFAELEAQANQGREIGFSGLAELQKLCRLKDEGLINLEYVGQRPRLDQVKLAGGGEIDSMIRDVAITHKATFITSDYVQAEVARAKGINVIFLRPEVTDNFSPLLIDEFFDENTFAVYLKERVAPYARKGNIRESRLATIRETPSTEHELRAIAQECLERAKRHPDGFVEVEMPGVTVSQIGSMRITTTRPPFSDGIEITIVRPTREVSFDSYNFAAALKERLNIGNGGMLIVGTPGSGKSTLEQNIATYLSGENYIVKTIESPRDLMVPDKITQYTALDGSIAATGEVLTLLRPDYVIFDEMRRSEELAVFADLRLSGIRVIGGLHARSAPDALIRLASLVDLNLIPQIVATVVFVKEGDITDLYSVSTVFGVPAALERIGDPQVRPIVRFTNIITGVIAAEAFRYEGEVTVTSGGGVHPAETVSAPAQSAKPQTKVVNAPAVAASAAAPAKEIADDDYDGDSDEGDENSLRTPPAVHSMPTYEVTEDNPAWLVLEKEIQKEISRFTEGEIVVRMINDTKAAVYIEDTDVPAAIGKAGKNIAAVVSKVGVGIDVRPLSDLPGREVSTPAASSVNQTGAFKIRSEKKQLALICPEYSGKIVDLFSGKEYLFTATVDARGEIHLARNSSIAMEMIRRYGAGEELKIRPVD